Proteins encoded together in one uncultured Sphaerochaeta sp. window:
- a CDS encoding ribbon-helix-helix protein, CopG family, with translation MTESISVRLPKELVDRLNNLAEQTGRTKTYYIQEALEDKVCDLEMIYLAKKRDEDVRAGRSKTTTLEEVIAENGLSDQV, from the coding sequence ATGACTGAGAGCATATCAGTGCGCTTACCGAAAGAACTGGTAGACAGGCTTAACAACCTGGCAGAGCAAACAGGCAGAACAAAAACGTATTACATCCAGGAAGCGCTTGAAGATAAGGTTTGTGATCTTGAAATGATTTACCTAGCAAAAAAACGCGACGAAGATGTGAGAGCAGGTCGCAGCAAAACCACTACGCTTGAAGAAGTTATAGCAGAAAATGGCTTATCAGATCAGGTTTGA
- the tnpB gene encoding IS66 family insertion sequence element accessory protein TnpB (TnpB, as the term is used for proteins encoded by IS66 family insertion elements, is considered an accessory protein, since TnpC, encoded by a neighboring gene, is a DDE family transposase.), giving the protein MDINLEDYDFYIKPGVTDMRKGSPSLAYIVQNEMRLEPFSKSVFLFCGGTRRTIKAIVWDRNGWVEIIKRLECGSSFRWPNTEEEALQVEIPDLLLLLKGYDVWRRFPVLNPRYVG; this is encoded by the coding sequence ATGGATATCAATCTTGAGGATTATGATTTTTACATCAAGCCAGGGGTAACGGATATGAGGAAAGGATCCCCCAGCCTGGCATACATCGTTCAGAACGAGATGAGACTCGAGCCCTTTTCCAAGTCGGTGTTCTTGTTTTGCGGCGGAACCAGGAGAACGATAAAGGCAATTGTCTGGGACCGCAACGGCTGGGTCGAGATCATCAAGCGGCTTGAATGTGGCTCATCGTTCAGATGGCCCAACACCGAGGAAGAGGCGCTCCAGGTGGAAATTCCAGACCTGCTCCTGTTGCTGAAAGGCTATGATGTCTGGAGAAGGTTTCCCGTTCTCAATCCAAGATATGTAGGCTAA
- a CDS encoding flavodoxin domain-containing protein — protein sequence MKTLIIYATRYGTTGTCAQLLSDALEGEVVLQNLAENPTIDLAGFETVVVGSPVYAGRINKRVKRFCSNHESTLLAKRLGLFTCDMEEGDGSIKQLDHCYAPPLVAHALVKNSFGGQFLFSQMGWFTKKMIKMMSKSDEDVKRIQYDAIKEFADVLNS from the coding sequence ATGAAGACACTCATCATCTATGCAACTCGATATGGTACGACGGGGACCTGTGCACAGCTGCTCAGTGATGCACTGGAAGGGGAGGTCGTATTACAAAACCTTGCAGAAAATCCCACGATCGATCTTGCCGGGTTCGAGACTGTTGTTGTAGGAAGCCCTGTTTATGCAGGTAGGATTAACAAACGTGTGAAGCGATTTTGTAGTAACCATGAGTCGACCTTGCTCGCTAAGCGTTTAGGGCTCTTTACCTGCGATATGGAAGAGGGGGACGGAAGTATCAAGCAATTGGATCATTGCTATGCCCCTCCCTTGGTTGCCCATGCATTGGTGAAAAACAGTTTTGGAGGGCAGTTCCTCTTCTCCCAAATGGGCTGGTTCACCAAAAAGATGATCAAGATGATGAGCAAGAGTGATGAGGATGTCAAACGAATCCAATATGACGCAATCAAGGAATTTGCCGACGTACTCAACAGCTAG
- a CDS encoding FAD-dependent oxidoreductase, with amino-acid sequence MSSILDRLDNEGRKTLYPEIPAIAVGMGTCGIGSGADVLFDAFLALKKKQKDAFMLRSVGCFGCCSEEPLVLLYNPGKPMVLLHKVGEADCAPIVQALLDGTYYAEKAFCKISRWDHHLSTYEYGDDYPELPEWNEIPFFHPQVKLVLRDAGIIDPTNIAEYVAVGGYRALEKALFTMNRESVLGEVKSSKLRGRGGAGFPTGLKWELMKKEESGKKYLICNADEGDPGAYMNRNEMESDPHMLLEGMLIAAYVTGADEGIIYVRAEYPLAVERLSRAIQDAYANNLLGDDILGANMRFNLQVVEGAGAFVCGEETALIASLEGRAGRPRSKPPFPSQKGYLGYPTTINNLETWCNIPLIIGKGSDWFMRYGIPSSPGTKVFSLVGKVKHTGLVELPLGEKLTTLVYEAGGGSVSKTKRIKAVQSGGPSGGCIPSQLFDKSIDYESLAALGSIMGSGGMVVMDNDNCMVDSARYFVEFTTKESCGNCTPCREGLSQVLSILDRITKGEGKREDLQMLETLGAHISDTAMCGLGQSATNPVLTTLRYFPEEYESHILRKRCTAGTCEALVDELCSNSCPLSMRIPTYIALLRENRLVEAFTSTLEDNPLPGTLGRICHFHCQMRCRRDTLDAPVHQGELHRYLADTLYKMGNEQDVYQEIVTKIPASTGKKIGIVGAGPAGLSAAFYLVRLGHEVTIYDEHSEAGGVLRYGIPSYRLPREVLAKELELFEQLPINFAFNKRLGKDMWLSDLKGNYDEVILALGSYHHATLQLDGADKGQVVQGTDVLNALAEGEVPSVGRRVVIIGGGNVAIDVARSLWRMGVEVTIAYRRDKEDMPANESEIEEAFSEGIPCIFNVAPKKVARDKKGRLEALEVEELEIGEYDLSGRRIHRGTGTIRSIPCDTVIVAIGERVDTDLLQKERLAVSRRGHLEVNPYMYETNQEHVWAIGDVINGPSTAAEAMGQGKEVARLIDLKLSGEDRFAQLFTTFRYDQTVGKTLHEGKAINAEKLPIAARSGSFEEVNKGYTGRQARMEAGRCLRCDVKCEQEVLYG; translated from the coding sequence ATGAGCAGTATATTGGATCGTCTAGACAATGAAGGAAGAAAGACCCTCTATCCAGAAATTCCTGCTATTGCAGTTGGGATGGGTACCTGTGGCATAGGAAGTGGGGCTGATGTGCTCTTTGACGCCTTCCTGGCTCTCAAGAAGAAACAGAAAGATGCTTTCATGCTTCGCTCTGTCGGTTGTTTTGGCTGTTGCAGCGAAGAGCCACTGGTACTGTTGTATAACCCTGGGAAACCGATGGTACTCCTGCATAAAGTAGGGGAAGCAGACTGTGCCCCGATTGTACAAGCACTGCTTGATGGTACCTATTATGCAGAGAAAGCCTTCTGCAAGATAAGTAGATGGGACCATCATCTATCCACGTATGAATATGGAGATGATTATCCAGAACTTCCTGAATGGAATGAAATACCGTTCTTCCATCCACAAGTAAAACTGGTGTTGCGTGATGCAGGCATTATCGACCCAACAAACATCGCTGAGTATGTCGCTGTTGGTGGATACAGGGCACTTGAGAAAGCGCTCTTTACCATGAACAGGGAAAGTGTACTTGGGGAAGTCAAGTCGTCAAAGCTCAGGGGACGGGGAGGGGCTGGATTCCCCACTGGCCTGAAATGGGAATTGATGAAAAAGGAAGAGTCAGGGAAGAAGTACTTAATCTGCAACGCAGATGAAGGGGACCCTGGCGCATATATGAACCGTAATGAGATGGAGAGTGATCCCCATATGCTCCTTGAGGGCATGTTGATCGCTGCCTATGTGACAGGGGCTGATGAGGGGATCATCTATGTCCGTGCAGAGTACCCCTTGGCAGTGGAACGGCTAAGCAGAGCAATCCAGGATGCCTATGCCAATAATCTGTTGGGAGACGATATCCTCGGAGCAAATATGCGCTTCAATCTGCAGGTAGTGGAAGGAGCCGGGGCATTCGTCTGTGGAGAGGAAACAGCATTGATCGCTTCCCTGGAAGGGAGAGCTGGACGACCTCGCTCAAAACCACCATTCCCCAGCCAGAAGGGATATCTTGGGTATCCTACTACCATCAACAATCTGGAGACCTGGTGCAATATTCCTCTCATCATTGGGAAGGGTAGTGACTGGTTTATGAGATACGGCATTCCTTCCTCACCCGGAACGAAAGTATTTTCCTTGGTAGGAAAAGTCAAGCATACCGGGTTGGTCGAACTCCCCTTGGGAGAGAAGCTTACAACCTTGGTTTATGAGGCAGGTGGGGGATCGGTTTCAAAAACGAAACGCATCAAGGCTGTACAGAGTGGAGGCCCTTCAGGAGGGTGCATCCCCTCCCAGCTCTTTGATAAGAGTATTGACTATGAGAGCTTGGCTGCCCTTGGCTCCATTATGGGATCTGGAGGCATGGTTGTCATGGACAACGACAACTGTATGGTGGACTCAGCACGCTATTTTGTTGAATTTACGACGAAGGAGTCATGCGGTAACTGTACCCCTTGCAGGGAAGGCCTTTCACAAGTGCTTTCCATTCTGGATAGAATTACCAAAGGAGAAGGAAAGAGAGAGGACCTACAGATGTTGGAGACCTTGGGGGCTCATATCAGTGACACAGCAATGTGTGGACTTGGTCAATCTGCTACCAATCCTGTGCTGACAACACTACGCTATTTTCCTGAGGAATATGAAAGCCATATTTTAAGGAAGCGTTGTACAGCAGGAACATGTGAAGCGTTGGTAGATGAGCTTTGTTCCAACTCCTGTCCTCTTTCCATGCGGATTCCCACCTATATTGCATTGCTCAGGGAGAATCGATTGGTAGAGGCCTTTACCTCCACCTTGGAAGACAATCCTCTGCCTGGAACACTGGGAAGAATATGCCACTTCCACTGTCAGATGAGGTGCAGACGCGACACCTTGGATGCTCCTGTGCATCAGGGGGAACTCCATCGTTACCTGGCAGATACGCTCTACAAGATGGGTAATGAGCAGGATGTATATCAAGAGATAGTTACGAAGATTCCTGCATCCACTGGTAAAAAGATCGGAATTGTAGGAGCAGGCCCCGCTGGCTTGAGTGCAGCCTTCTACCTGGTTCGTCTTGGGCATGAGGTGACCATCTACGATGAGCATAGTGAAGCAGGTGGTGTGCTTCGCTATGGCATACCAAGCTATAGACTCCCAAGAGAAGTGCTTGCAAAGGAGTTGGAGCTCTTTGAGCAGCTTCCCATCAACTTTGCTTTCAACAAACGACTCGGTAAGGACATGTGGCTCTCTGATCTCAAAGGCAACTATGATGAAGTCATTCTTGCTCTTGGTTCTTACCATCATGCAACCTTGCAGCTTGATGGTGCTGATAAGGGTCAGGTAGTGCAAGGTACCGATGTCCTCAATGCTCTTGCTGAGGGTGAGGTACCCTCGGTTGGCAGGCGGGTTGTCATTATTGGAGGCGGCAATGTCGCCATCGATGTTGCCAGGTCTCTCTGGAGAATGGGAGTGGAAGTAACCATTGCCTATAGGAGAGATAAAGAAGATATGCCGGCCAATGAGAGTGAGATCGAAGAAGCCTTCAGTGAAGGTATCCCCTGTATCTTCAACGTTGCACCCAAAAAGGTTGCCAGAGACAAGAAGGGAAGACTCGAAGCTCTTGAGGTGGAGGAGCTGGAGATAGGTGAATATGACCTCAGCGGTAGAAGAATCCATCGAGGTACCGGCACCATCCGCTCAATCCCCTGCGATACAGTCATTGTAGCAATCGGGGAACGGGTTGACACTGACCTTTTGCAGAAAGAAAGGCTTGCCGTCTCCCGGCGGGGCCATCTGGAAGTGAATCCCTACATGTATGAGACCAACCAAGAGCATGTCTGGGCGATTGGGGATGTCATCAACGGACCTTCCACTGCAGCGGAGGCGATGGGGCAAGGCAAGGAAGTTGCCCGCCTGATCGACTTAAAGCTGAGTGGAGAAGACCGTTTTGCACAGCTTTTCACCACCTTCAGGTATGATCAGACAGTGGGGAAGACCCTGCACGAGGGAAAAGCCATCAACGCCGAAAAACTCCCTATTGCTGCAAGAAGTGGTTCCTTTGAAGAGGTGAACAAGGGCTACACCGGTCGTCAGGCAAGAATGGAGGCAGGAAGATGTCTCAGGTGCGATGTCAAGTGTGAACAGGAGGTACTCTATGGATAG
- a CDS encoding GNAT family N-acetyltransferase, translating into MVVRAYRETDIPRMRAIWNEVVKEGRAFPQTECLSDTKANSFFASQSFCGVAEDQGSIKGMYILHPNNIGRVGHIANASYAVDSRFQGQGVGRSLVQDSLSRLPRFGFQIMQYNAVVATNSAAIHLYESLGFQRLGIIHGGYLMPDGSYEDIIPMVYYVNAEA; encoded by the coding sequence ATGGTGGTAAGAGCGTACAGGGAGACTGACATTCCTAGGATGAGAGCCATCTGGAATGAGGTGGTTAAAGAAGGCAGAGCCTTTCCCCAGACAGAATGCCTTTCCGATACAAAGGCAAACTCCTTCTTTGCGAGTCAGAGCTTCTGTGGTGTTGCAGAGGATCAGGGAAGCATTAAAGGAATGTATATCCTCCATCCAAACAATATCGGACGCGTTGGTCATATAGCCAATGCCTCGTATGCTGTGGATAGCAGGTTTCAAGGACAGGGGGTGGGAAGGTCCTTGGTTCAGGATTCCCTCTCCAGGTTGCCAAGGTTTGGTTTCCAGATCATGCAGTACAACGCAGTGGTTGCAACAAACAGTGCAGCAATTCATCTCTATGAATCACTCGGATTCCAAAGACTTGGCATCATTCATGGAGGATATCTCATGCCTGATGGCTCCTATGAGGATATCATTCCCATGGTCTATTATGTGAATGCAGAGGCCTAA
- a CDS encoding BrnA antitoxin family protein — protein MKKKISIYVDADVLEYFKAKGKGYQARINKVLRQEMLRETAPSYGKKDTSSKSGKDS, from the coding sequence ATCAAGAAAAAGATCAGCATCTATGTCGATGCTGATGTGCTGGAGTATTTCAAGGCAAAAGGAAAAGGGTATCAGGCAAGGATAAACAAGGTTCTTCGACAGGAAATGCTCAGGGAGACTGCTCCTTCCTATGGTAAGAAGGATACATCAAGTAAAAGTGGAAAGGATTCCTGA
- a CDS encoding BrnT family toxin, whose translation MSFQLYTWDPEKSKKNKKKHGFSFEDIADVFDDPNLLKWGHQNHISEGGLSQGKEGVL comes from the coding sequence ATGAGTTTTCAATTGTATACGTGGGACCCGGAGAAGAGCAAGAAGAACAAAAAGAAACACGGGTTCTCATTTGAAGATATTGCTGATGTGTTCGACGATCCAAATCTATTGAAATGGGGTCATCAGAATCATATCAGCGAGGGAGGCCTCTCCCAGGGAAAAGAAGGCGTATTATGA
- a CDS encoding secondary thiamine-phosphate synthase enzyme YjbQ, protein MKHYRKELFFHLPTRRGLVNITSDVQDAIDASGIKEGLVLINAMNITASVFINDDERGLHQDYERWLEKLAPEKPYSQYNHNGYEDNADAHLKRTIMGRETVCAITNGKLDFGTWEQIFYFEFDGKREKHALIKIIGE, encoded by the coding sequence ATGAAACACTATAGAAAAGAACTCTTTTTCCATCTCCCTACCAGAAGAGGATTAGTAAACATTACCAGTGATGTTCAGGATGCTATTGATGCAAGTGGTATCAAGGAAGGCTTGGTTTTGATCAATGCGATGAATATCACAGCAAGCGTATTCATAAACGATGATGAGCGTGGTCTGCATCAGGATTATGAGCGCTGGCTTGAGAAACTGGCACCTGAGAAGCCCTACTCCCAATACAATCATAACGGATATGAGGATAATGCGGATGCTCACCTGAAGAGAACCATTATGGGAAGAGAGACGGTATGTGCTATCACAAACGGAAAACTTGATTTTGGCACTTGGGAGCAGATTTTCTACTTTGAGTTCGATGGGAAAAGAGAAAAACATGCCTTGATAAAAATCATTGGGGAATAA
- a CDS encoding NAD(P)H-dependent oxidoreductase subunit E has translation MHDRANEIAAIVSQHRERHGALLSILEAVQRTNEHNYLPKQELVMVAKELGVPLSQVYSVVTFYAFFNLKAQGEHVITVCRGTACHTRGSKPLLDKVLHMLGVELDEDGMATTPDYRFTVHTVACFGQCALAPVIAIDGVIHSMVTEEKLTTMIEALSAQKEGA, from the coding sequence ATGCATGATCGAGCGAACGAAATCGCGGCGATTGTTTCTCAGCATAGAGAGCGACATGGTGCGCTTCTCTCCATACTGGAAGCAGTTCAGCGTACGAATGAGCACAACTATCTTCCCAAACAAGAACTGGTAATGGTAGCCAAAGAGCTAGGAGTCCCACTCTCCCAAGTCTATTCGGTTGTCACCTTCTATGCTTTCTTCAATTTGAAAGCACAAGGCGAACATGTAATTACCGTTTGTCGTGGAACAGCATGTCATACAAGAGGCTCAAAGCCCTTACTCGACAAGGTGTTGCATATGCTCGGCGTTGAGCTTGATGAAGATGGGATGGCTACCACCCCTGACTATCGTTTTACCGTCCATACCGTGGCTTGTTTTGGGCAGTGTGCACTTGCTCCGGTCATTGCAATCGATGGAGTGATTCACTCCATGGTAACCGAAGAAAAACTCACTACCATGATAGAAGCCCTCTCGGCACAGAAGGAGGGAGCATGA
- a CDS encoding IS66 family transposase, which yields MDDMKITKENLARMSREDLAALALNLSSIVQKKDEEIANLRELYKLRTAERYLPSSEQIGWLFQELEILDAVLSEIPGKEEATEVAAHSRKKRPRVNACTAPAGTPVCDVFHTEGCDDVITGNDGISYKRVEDKVISKIAVVPRKIVVERHHYPQYRTLDVEADRDNNKRILFPSKTSTLGASPSLVAGVVVSKFDDHLPLYRQEEIFRRDGYFLPRQKLASWVITYYEELLPFVEYLKKRVYRSAFISKDETRVSVLNVKGPSGKVSKNGFMYITIGDTYDVQTRKTQSLVLLDYIQGRSREVLFEDMTKHGYTSHLMTDGLKGYLTYDKHCVCWVHAVRQLKKILKLNKHDMHALEIVKEVAKLYDIDEQYRKMLRCGEISTEQFLAARKQESEEVIDNVYAMAEDTRRQYSPKGAMGKALDYLYTYKPYMRTYLDVVEATPSNNSCELVAKAFATGRKNWLFSQSVDGADASAFFYSMIETAKRSSLNPMDYVEALCTFGPGCSTDEQREALLPWNIDLSILDELRNRRLNAKPDPQRTTVYNFVGATR from the coding sequence ATGGACGATATGAAGATCACGAAGGAAAACCTAGCCCGGATGTCACGTGAGGACCTTGCTGCATTGGCTCTCAACCTTTCTTCGATCGTTCAGAAAAAGGATGAGGAAATCGCTAATCTCAGGGAGCTGTACAAGCTCAGGACAGCAGAGCGATACCTCCCCTCATCCGAACAGATCGGCTGGTTGTTCCAGGAACTTGAGATCCTGGATGCAGTGCTTTCGGAAATTCCCGGGAAAGAGGAAGCCACCGAGGTTGCGGCACACAGCCGGAAGAAGCGCCCAAGGGTCAATGCCTGCACAGCACCTGCCGGAACCCCTGTATGCGATGTATTCCATACCGAGGGATGTGACGATGTGATCACCGGCAATGACGGTATTTCCTACAAGCGGGTCGAGGACAAGGTGATCAGCAAGATTGCCGTCGTTCCCCGCAAGATCGTGGTCGAGCGCCATCACTATCCCCAGTACCGCACACTTGATGTGGAAGCGGACAGGGACAACAACAAGAGGATCCTCTTTCCTTCCAAAACATCGACGCTAGGGGCATCCCCCAGCCTGGTGGCGGGTGTGGTGGTCAGCAAGTTTGACGACCACCTTCCCCTGTACCGGCAGGAGGAAATCTTCCGCAGGGATGGCTACTTCCTCCCAAGGCAGAAGCTGGCCTCCTGGGTGATAACCTACTACGAGGAGTTGCTTCCCTTTGTGGAGTACCTCAAGAAGCGGGTCTACCGTTCGGCATTCATAAGCAAGGACGAGACCAGGGTCTCGGTGCTGAATGTGAAGGGCCCTTCGGGCAAGGTTTCGAAGAACGGGTTCATGTACATAACCATAGGCGACACCTACGACGTGCAGACGCGCAAGACCCAGAGTCTCGTGCTGCTGGACTACATCCAGGGCCGTTCACGTGAGGTATTGTTCGAGGATATGACCAAGCATGGCTACACATCCCACCTGATGACCGATGGGCTCAAGGGATATCTCACCTATGACAAGCATTGCGTCTGCTGGGTCCATGCAGTACGACAGCTGAAGAAGATCCTCAAGCTCAACAAGCATGACATGCATGCACTGGAGATTGTCAAGGAAGTGGCCAAGCTCTATGACATCGATGAGCAGTACAGGAAGATGCTCCGTTGCGGGGAAATCTCAACAGAGCAGTTCCTTGCCGCCAGAAAGCAGGAATCCGAAGAGGTCATCGACAATGTGTATGCCATGGCCGAGGACACCCGCAGGCAGTACTCCCCGAAAGGGGCGATGGGAAAGGCCCTTGACTACCTGTACACCTACAAGCCGTACATGAGGACCTACCTGGATGTTGTCGAGGCGACCCCTTCGAACAATTCGTGCGAATTGGTGGCCAAAGCATTTGCGACAGGTCGCAAAAATTGGCTTTTTTCCCAATCCGTCGATGGAGCAGATGCCTCAGCCTTCTTCTACTCAATGATAGAGACGGCCAAACGATCTTCCCTCAATCCAATGGATTATGTGGAGGCCCTCTGTACCTTCGGTCCCGGCTGCAGCACCGACGAGCAGCGTGAGGCCCTGCTGCCGTGGAACATTGATCTCTCAATACTGGATGAGCTGAGAAACAGGCGTTTGAATGCTAAACCTGATCCACAGAGAACCACGGTATACAACTTCGTTGGCGCCACTAGATAG
- a CDS encoding type II toxin-antitoxin system RelE/ParE family toxin produces the protein MAYQIRFEEQAKKELSALDNSVKIKILKFLRKLEDRKDPRSLGKPLTANLSRYWRYRVGNYRIICKIVDKEIIILILAVQHRSTVFKRSTKF, from the coding sequence ATGGCTTATCAGATCAGGTTTGAGGAGCAAGCTAAAAAGGAACTTTCTGCTTTGGATAACTCTGTAAAAATCAAGATATTGAAATTCTTAAGAAAACTGGAAGACCGAAAAGATCCAAGGTCGCTAGGAAAGCCTCTTACAGCTAACCTTTCACGTTATTGGAGGTATCGGGTTGGCAATTACCGGATCATTTGCAAAATAGTCGACAAGGAAATTATTATCCTGATTCTTGCTGTTCAGCATCGAAGTACAGTATTTAAGAGATCTACTAAATTCTGA
- a CDS encoding L-threonylcarbamoyladenylate synthase codes for MHTTMVPVSMLVQCTANNFTSASLLVVYTPQEHKSAEHYQKLYPAFPFIETEEPLTLLKEEKASYLLKENLTLTCYCPLSGVSTPYLTFHFHTLEDAFTYTRLYPNPAEDLPRLIEEDAKLLAEGKLVAFPTETVYGLGGDATNEEAVRGIFAAKERPFFDPLIVHIAELSQLDGLVAQVSDQAKALMEQFWPGPLTLVMKKHPQVADIVTAGSETVAVRMPANPLALALIKASGKPIAAPSANRFGYTSPTTAEHVREQLSGRIAAILDGGACTVGIESTVLALHTPIPTILRPGKIGIQELSPLLGEVAMAKQAGPTDTKMESPGLLESHYAPTTPLYLVDDVRQYQGCEDVGVLLSEDIGVSFKGPVAYISEDKDSEKAAMRLYWAIRKLDGMGLRCMVCSLLPEQGIGVAINNRLRKAATKKAQPSC; via the coding sequence ATGCATACCACTATGGTACCTGTTTCCATGCTAGTACAATGTACTGCAAACAATTTTACCTCTGCAAGCTTACTGGTGGTGTATACACCACAAGAGCACAAGAGCGCAGAGCACTACCAGAAGCTGTATCCTGCCTTCCCCTTCATAGAAACTGAGGAGCCGTTAACACTCCTAAAAGAAGAAAAAGCGTCATACCTGCTGAAAGAGAATCTGACTCTTACCTGTTACTGCCCACTCTCAGGTGTTTCTACTCCCTATCTCACCTTCCACTTCCATACCTTGGAAGATGCATTCACCTATACCCGTTTGTACCCAAATCCTGCTGAAGACCTCCCTCGCTTGATCGAAGAGGATGCAAAACTACTCGCTGAAGGAAAACTGGTAGCTTTTCCAACCGAGACTGTATATGGACTGGGCGGGGATGCCACCAACGAGGAAGCAGTCAGGGGCATATTCGCTGCCAAGGAACGGCCTTTCTTTGATCCTCTCATTGTCCATATTGCTGAATTGTCACAACTTGATGGATTGGTTGCTCAAGTGAGCGACCAAGCAAAAGCCCTCATGGAACAATTTTGGCCCGGACCCCTTACCTTGGTGATGAAGAAACACCCCCAGGTAGCTGACATAGTTACAGCAGGAAGCGAGACGGTAGCAGTAAGAATGCCTGCAAACCCGCTTGCCCTGGCCCTGATCAAGGCAAGCGGTAAGCCAATCGCAGCCCCAAGCGCCAACCGGTTTGGATATACCAGCCCCACCACTGCAGAGCATGTGAGGGAACAACTCTCTGGCAGGATTGCGGCAATCCTAGACGGGGGTGCCTGCACAGTAGGTATTGAATCAACAGTGCTTGCATTGCATACACCCATTCCCACCATTCTCAGACCCGGTAAAATCGGTATCCAGGAGCTTTCTCCTCTGCTTGGCGAGGTTGCCATGGCAAAACAGGCTGGTCCTACCGACACAAAGATGGAGAGCCCAGGATTGCTGGAATCACACTATGCCCCAACGACCCCGCTTTACCTGGTCGATGATGTTCGTCAGTACCAAGGATGTGAGGATGTGGGCGTATTACTGTCTGAGGATATTGGTGTTTCGTTCAAAGGCCCTGTGGCCTACATCAGTGAAGACAAGGACAGCGAGAAGGCTGCAATGCGGCTCTACTGGGCGATCAGGAAGCTAGATGGCATGGGACTTCGGTGTATGGTCTGTTCCCTGTTGCCTGAACAGGGAATCGGGGTAGCAATCAACAATCGATTGAGAAAGGCAGCAACGAAGAAAGCACAGCCTAGCTGTTGA